Genomic DNA from Kluyveromyces lactis strain NRRL Y-1140 chromosome C complete sequence:
TTTTCCAGTAATGCCGGGAGACAAATGAACATGGTTCCGTGACatttttttgatgaaaCCTGagtgaagaattgaaatgcAGTTTGATACGTTGGTGCCATGAACCAATTTACTTGATAGTTGTTCTATGTTGGTAATTGGTTTTAAAACGTGTTGCGATGGAGCAATTTGCTTCAATGTATGTCCTTGTGTTGCACAGACGTACATTATCCCTGTATTCGGATCAGTTTTGATATGAAATCGTTGCTTGTCATTACTAGCAACAATATGCTGTATTTCTGTTGACGTTGCTTTCAAGCTTTTGAGTCTGTTATGCTGCAGTATTCTATCCAATGCAATGTAACCATCAGAATCTATAGGCAAGTTTTCCTTCACAGCACCATGTCTCAGCAAATAAGCCAATGCTTTCGAAATTTTCACACTTCTGTCCTTAGGTTCCTGCGAATGCGAGGTGTTCATAATGGTTCAGTTAAATCGAGCTTAGCACTTTCTGTTTTCCCCAATAGCTTTGACCATGTCGTTCTCTATCGGTCATACATAACTAATGGaatgaaatatatatgACAACGAAAAAATAATTGGATGGAACCTAATATGAGTCAGATGACACACACGAACGTATATATAGATGTAAACTTAGGAATTACAATGTGCACTGTAGGCACCGTACGTAAACGCCTTGAAGTTGCATAGtaaaaatgataaaatagAGTTTGATTAAATAATAGAGACCGTTGACCAACATAATTCGTTATGTACATGATAAAGTTCCCATATTTGGTTCACGAAACCTGACGGggaaggaaaagaaaaagaagatgtaAATTAATGATTGTGTATAAGCAAAATACTGTAACAGAATGCGCCATATCAGGGACTGCAAAACGCATC
This window encodes:
- the TPT1 gene encoding tRNA 2'-phosphotransferase (similar to uniprot|Q12272 YOL102C Saccharomyces cerevisiae TPT1 tRNA 2'-phosphotransferase); this encodes MNTSHSQEPKDRSVKISKALAYLLRHGAVKENLPIDSDGYIALDRILQHNRLKSLKATSTEIQHIVASNDKQRFHIKTDPNTGIMYVCATQGHTLKQIAPSQHVLKPITNIEQLSSKLVHGTNVSNCISILHSGFIKKMSRNHVHLSPGITGKDTDVISGMRSSSNVYIHIKRIQEMLDSLNLVKSLNNVYLTSQDIPLKFIDFIQVRKGRSAASSEQLQQLKKLATEMKVPIEII